From a region of the Campylobacteraceae bacterium genome:
- a CDS encoding UDP-N-acetylmuramate--L-alanine ligase, with the protein MKIHFIGIGGIGLSALARFLHHNGHSVCGSDMKDSPITKELIKEGIEVFFPQRAKNIHNPDIVIYSAAVSDENPELIESRIRQIRTLSRKEALPLILGDKKNYCVAGAHGKSTTTAILSSILNSSALIGAISKDFGSNFRYVDDLVVFEADESDASFLLSNPYCSIVTNAEPEHMEYYNYDYDKFFDSYKKFISLGKIKVLNAEDEYIKALEIKDATNLYPSIDIKNISYILKEDEPYTKFELKEYGYFEVWGFGYHIAIDTSLAIMAALNEIDVETIRENLKSYKGIKKRFDVLQKCEHFVLIDDYAHHPTEIEATMKSVELYDNLKNLNKRVVIWQPHKYSRTYDNLEGFKKCFKRCDELIILPIWTIPGEQIIDIDFEKEFAAYNPIFADKVLAKDCSLEIIKDGKTIKSYEEGLVIGVGAGDITYQLRHSS; encoded by the coding sequence TGATATGAAAGATTCACCTATTACGAAAGAATTAATAAAAGAAGGAATAGAAGTATTCTTTCCTCAACGTGCAAAAAATATTCACAATCCTGATATTGTAATTTATTCTGCTGCTGTAAGTGATGAAAATCCTGAATTAATTGAATCAAGAATTAGACAAATTAGAACACTCTCAAGAAAAGAAGCCCTTCCTTTAATATTGGGGGATAAAAAGAACTATTGTGTTGCGGGAGCTCACGGTAAATCAACTACAACAGCTATCTTATCTTCTATTTTAAATTCTTCTGCTCTTATAGGAGCCATTTCGAAAGATTTTGGTTCAAACTTTAGATATGTGGATGATTTGGTTGTTTTTGAAGCAGATGAAAGCGATGCCAGTTTTTTATTATCAAATCCTTACTGTTCAATCGTAACCAATGCTGAACCTGAGCATATGGAATATTATAACTATGATTATGATAAATTTTTTGATTCTTATAAAAAATTTATTTCTTTAGGAAAAATAAAAGTTTTAAATGCAGAAGATGAATATATTAAAGCCTTAGAAATAAAAGATGCAACAAACTTATACCCAAGTATTGATATTAAAAATATTTCTTATATTTTAAAAGAAGATGAACCGTATACAAAATTTGAATTAAAAGAGTATGGTTATTTTGAAGTTTGGGGTTTTGGATATCATATTGCTATTGATACTTCACTTGCTATTATGGCTGCGCTTAATGAAATTGATGTAGAAACAATAAGAGAAAATCTTAAAAGTTACAAAGGCATTAAAAAACGTTTTGATGTATTACAAAAATGTGAACACTTTGTTTTAATTGATGATTATGCTCACCATCCTACAGAAATTGAAGCGACTATGAAATCAGTTGAATTATACGATAATTTAAAAAACCTTAATAAAAGAGTCGTTATTTGGCAACCTCATAAATATTCAAGAACCTATGATAACTTAGAAGGTTTTAAAAAATGTTTTAAACGTTGTGATGAATTAATTATTCTTCCTATTTGGACAATTCCTGGGGAGCAAATAATTGATATTGATTTTGAAAAAGAATTTGCTGCTTATAATCCTATTTTTGCGGATAAAGTTCTTGCCAAAGATTGTAGCTTAGAAATAATCAAAGATGGTAAAACAATCAAATCTTATGAAGAAGGTTTAGTTATTGGCGTAGGTGCTGGTGATATTACTTACCAATTAAGACATTCTTCTTAA
- the nhaA gene encoding Na+/H+ antiporter NhaA, with protein MNFLDEFIKKESSAGILLIFVTIFALILKNTDFSSLYDAFLHTPVEIKFGALQIAKPLILWINDGLMAIFFFLIGLEVKREVLEGHLSTLKQVALPAFAAVGGMLVPALVYVYFNIGDDVAMRGWAIPTATDIAFALGILAMLGKRVPLSLKIFLMALAILDDLGAIIIIALFYTADLSTLSIIVAAVCIVVLIIMNKLNVIKPAAFIIIGVILWISVLKSGVHATLAGVALAFTIPIVSRKENGEHFSMLKDMEHSLHYWVAFFILPLFAFVNAGIDLRGISFEQVLNPVPLGIMLGLFFGKQIGVFVFSYIAIKLKWASLPEGANFKQLYAVAVLTGIGFTMSLFVNSLAFPDDTMFAYTDKLAVLIGSFASGILGYFLLRFFTNKQA; from the coding sequence ATGAATTTTTTAGATGAATTTATTAAAAAAGAATCTTCGGCAGGAATTTTATTAATATTTGTAACTATTTTTGCTTTGATTCTAAAGAACACAGATTTTTCATCCTTATACGATGCTTTTTTACATACCCCTGTTGAAATAAAGTTTGGTGCTTTGCAAATCGCTAAACCGCTTATTTTATGGATCAATGATGGCCTTATGGCTATTTTCTTTTTTTTAATTGGTTTAGAAGTTAAAAGAGAAGTATTAGAAGGTCATTTATCTACTCTTAAACAAGTAGCGCTTCCTGCATTTGCTGCTGTTGGAGGTATGTTGGTACCTGCTTTAGTATATGTGTATTTTAATATTGGAGATGATGTTGCTATGAGAGGATGGGCAATTCCAACGGCTACTGATATCGCTTTTGCTTTAGGAATACTTGCAATGCTTGGAAAAAGAGTGCCATTAAGTTTAAAAATATTTTTAATGGCACTGGCTATTCTTGATGACTTGGGCGCTATAATTATTATTGCTTTATTTTATACGGCAGATTTATCAACCTTATCTATTATTGTTGCAGCTGTATGTATTGTTGTATTAATTATAATGAATAAATTAAATGTAATTAAACCAGCTGCATTTATTATTATTGGTGTAATTTTATGGATATCTGTACTAAAATCAGGAGTACATGCTACTTTAGCAGGTGTGGCTTTAGCATTTACTATTCCTATAGTCTCAAGAAAAGAAAATGGTGAACATTTTTCAATGTTAAAAGATATGGAGCATAGTTTACATTACTGGGTTGCATTTTTTATTCTTCCTTTATTTGCTTTTGTTAACGCAGGAATTGATTTACGAGGTATTTCTTTTGAACAAGTATTAAACCCTGTTCCTTTAGGAATTATGTTGGGATTATTTTTTGGAAAACAAATTGGTGTATTTGTATTCTCCTATATAGCAATTAAGCTAAAATGGGCTTCTTTACCAGAGGGAGCTAATTTTAAACAGCTGTATGCGGTTGCTGTATTAACAGGAATTGGTTTTACCATGAGTTTATTTGTAAACTCACTTGCTTTTCCAGATGATACTATGTTTGCATATACTGATAAATTAGCTGTTTTAATTGGTTCGTTTGCATCCGGAATATTAGGATATTTTTTACTTAGATTTTTTACAAATAAACAAGCTTAG
- a CDS encoding DNA-protecting protein DprA produces the protein MKHLTQDIKEFSVLKKYPSPIYYIGNTALLKNRKISIVGSRRPSSYTQALTYELSSKLSQRGITIVSGAAMGVDSLAHNATYDFNTIAVMANALNIRYPSVNSSLIKHIEKKGLCLSAYPKDEKARAYTFVQRNEWVVALGEVLIITQAELNSGSLRSFEFAQKQNKKVFVLAHRIGESLGTQDLIIQNKAEVIYDIDDFVNRYKIEEENKDEILLFCKYGINMQLALEKFGNKIYEYELEGKIYSKNGIIYPK, from the coding sequence ATGAAACATTTAACTCAAGATATAAAAGAATTCTCTGTCCTTAAAAAATACCCCTCTCCTATTTATTATATTGGAAACACAGCTTTACTTAAAAACAGAAAAATATCTATAGTAGGTTCAAGAAGGCCATCTTCTTACACACAAGCCTTAACTTATGAATTAAGCTCAAAACTATCTCAAAGAGGTATTACAATTGTTTCAGGAGCTGCTATGGGAGTTGATAGTCTTGCGCATAATGCCACCTATGATTTTAATACCATTGCTGTTATGGCAAATGCTTTGAATATTAGATATCCAAGTGTAAATTCTTCTTTGATTAAACATATAGAAAAAAAAGGTTTGTGTTTATCTGCTTATCCTAAAGATGAAAAAGCAAGAGCCTATACTTTTGTGCAAAGAAATGAATGGGTTGTTGCGCTGGGAGAAGTATTAATTATTACACAAGCTGAATTAAACTCAGGCAGTTTACGCTCTTTCGAGTTTGCACAAAAACAAAATAAAAAAGTCTTTGTTTTAGCCCACCGAATTGGAGAAAGTTTAGGAACACAAGATTTGATTATACAAAATAAAGCAGAAGTAATTTATGATATTGATGACTTCGTTAATAGATATAAAATAGAAGAAGAAAATAAGGATGAAATTCTTTTATTTTGCAAATATGGGATAAACATGCAACTAGCACTTGAGAAATTTGGGAATAAAATATATGAATATGAACTTGAAGGTAAAATCTACAGTAAAAATGGCATTATTTATCCGAAATAA
- a CDS encoding cache domain-containing protein yields MFKSKLFIKAMFIVCNMIIIFTLAIYFFAIPKVEDSFQNLEESHAKETLNKVVLLVKNVQKNLLDFEQRTYTQHKNELKLLTETIYSLVENKYEQSKEKNIANSLEKKALEFNENLQRFYLKNKNIMSEEELKKALINYINIYRYSEGTGYFVLTDLEGNIISHPILTKFNNKKNQNQRTPKGTFIIQSLIKQAKDTGKGILNYEWPNPKSLKNEKKIAYSFIFKPYNWMIMTGEYYDVLKLRLQKEVFTLISKMRYGDNSYFFISNYKNVMVSHPYYQGRDFTNILDKDANLIIPLIVEQTRKYGDSFTSYYWSKDKHYENPLKKFTYSKDFPKWEIIISTGFYIDEVQKELKIKKAAMMEQLREIIVKTKLGKTGYLYIFNKAGKMLIHPNSNLHGNENFYKLKTPSGYNIYDELVNASTKKENVYAYKWDKPEDKNQYIYDKKSWVEYIPELDWYIGSSVYIDEFKASANEVIEYILKIAFIVLLLSLAYSLLFFRNLLQPISVLSKLIINVSKGDYSKRAPNTNRKDEIGILSIEFNEMLNTIENKNLELEDSNNELEETINNLKKTQDRLVEAEKMASLKVLVSGVAHEINTPVGVGLTAITHLRDLCDQISISYNKDLMSKEDFEEYLKTSKELSTLIEVNLNKTAKLIRSFKQIEADQNEDERREFNLKEYCDEVLISINSIVAQTSISLSIDCPDNIVINSYPGAFSHIMSNLITNSIRHGFKEHEKGKIHFAITLKETYVQILYHDNGKGIPKENFQKVFDPFFTTNRKEGGSGLGLNIIYNIVKKGLNGNITCEPCEKGVLFKIIIPL; encoded by the coding sequence ATGTTTAAATCAAAACTATTCATAAAAGCTATGTTTATTGTTTGTAATATGATTATTATTTTTACTTTAGCCATTTATTTTTTTGCTATTCCAAAAGTTGAAGACAGTTTCCAAAACTTAGAAGAATCGCATGCAAAAGAAACACTCAACAAAGTAGTTCTATTAGTTAAGAACGTGCAAAAAAATTTATTAGATTTTGAACAACGGACATATACACAGCATAAAAATGAATTGAAACTCTTAACAGAAACCATCTATTCTTTAGTAGAAAATAAATATGAGCAATCAAAAGAAAAAAACATTGCAAACTCATTGGAAAAAAAAGCGCTTGAGTTTAATGAAAACTTGCAAAGATTTTACCTAAAAAATAAAAATATAATGAGTGAGGAAGAATTAAAAAAAGCACTCATCAATTATATTAATATTTATAGATACAGTGAAGGAACAGGTTATTTTGTTCTTACTGATTTAGAAGGAAATATAATTTCACACCCCATTCTTACAAAATTTAATAATAAAAAAAATCAAAACCAAAGAACCCCCAAAGGAACATTTATTATTCAGTCATTAATTAAACAAGCAAAAGATACAGGAAAAGGAATACTGAATTATGAATGGCCTAATCCAAAATCACTAAAAAATGAGAAAAAAATTGCATATTCTTTTATATTTAAACCCTATAATTGGATGATAATGACAGGAGAATATTATGATGTACTTAAACTACGTTTACAAAAAGAAGTTTTTACACTGATTTCAAAAATGCGTTATGGGGATAATAGTTATTTTTTTATTTCTAACTACAAAAATGTCATGGTTTCCCATCCCTATTATCAAGGAAGGGATTTTACGAATATACTTGATAAAGATGCCAATTTAATTATTCCTTTAATTGTTGAACAAACTAGAAAATATGGGGATAGTTTTACTTCATACTACTGGTCAAAAGATAAACACTATGAAAATCCCTTAAAAAAATTTACCTATTCAAAAGATTTTCCAAAATGGGAAATTATTATATCCACGGGTTTTTATATTGATGAAGTACAAAAAGAGTTAAAAATAAAAAAAGCTGCCATGATGGAGCAGTTACGTGAAATTATTGTCAAAACCAAACTTGGGAAAACAGGTTATTTATATATTTTTAATAAAGCAGGGAAAATGCTTATTCACCCCAATTCAAATCTTCATGGTAATGAAAATTTTTATAAATTAAAAACACCTTCTGGCTATAATATTTACGATGAATTGGTAAATGCTTCTACAAAAAAAGAAAATGTTTATGCCTATAAATGGGATAAACCCGAAGATAAAAATCAATATATTTATGACAAAAAATCTTGGGTTGAATATATACCTGAACTGGATTGGTATATTGGATCATCTGTATATATAGATGAGTTTAAAGCTTCAGCAAATGAAGTTATTGAGTATATTTTAAAAATTGCTTTTATAGTATTACTTCTTAGTTTAGCTTACAGTTTATTGTTTTTTAGAAATCTATTACAACCTATTAGTGTTTTATCAAAATTAATAATAAACGTATCAAAAGGTGATTATTCAAAAAGAGCTCCCAATACAAATAGAAAAGATGAAATTGGAATTTTAAGTATAGAGTTTAATGAGATGCTTAATACCATAGAAAATAAAAACCTTGAACTAGAAGATTCTAATAATGAATTGGAAGAAACAATAAATAACTTGAAAAAAACACAAGACAGATTAGTTGAAGCAGAAAAAATGGCAAGTTTAAAAGTATTAGTATCAGGTGTTGCACATGAAATAAATACTCCTGTAGGTGTTGGACTAACAGCCATAACACATTTACGTGATCTTTGCGATCAAATCTCAATATCCTATAACAAGGATTTGATGTCAAAAGAGGACTTTGAAGAATATTTAAAAACATCTAAGGAGTTATCAACTCTTATTGAAGTAAATCTTAATAAAACAGCCAAACTTATTAGAAGTTTCAAACAAATCGAAGCCGATCAAAATGAAGATGAAAGAAGAGAATTTAATTTAAAAGAGTACTGTGACGAAGTTCTTATTAGTATTAACAGTATTGTTGCACAAACGTCTATATCTCTAAGCATTGATTGTCCCGACAATATTGTAATTAATTCTTATCCTGGAGCATTTTCCCATATTATGTCAAACCTTATAACCAACTCAATTAGACATGGTTTTAAAGAACATGAAAAAGGAAAGATTCATTTTGCAATTACCTTAAAAGAAACCTATGTGCAGATACTTTACCACGATAATGGAAAAGGAATTCCTAAAGAAAATTTCCAAAAGGTTTTTGATCCTTTTTTTACTACCAATAGAAAAGAAGGCGGCTCAGGACTTGGATTAAATATCATTTACAATATAGTAAAAAAAGGTTTAAATGGGAACATTACATGTGAGCCATGTGAAAAAGGAGTTCTGTTTAAAATAATTATTCCTCTATAA
- a CDS encoding divergent polysaccharide deacetylase family protein, whose translation MPKRKYSKKKRKPTKKKIKILNLILLMVFISITASIIAYTILLQKTNITTQTNSNTKHINTQLQDKKELEQYRQERLEKYQQQLQLNTILNTEEISDNNIIKEIKEKLKNNQTTGFVTIEEKDYLTVIKKENLIKKEKPQLVIIIDDVSSSFQVKDILALNHHITMSFLPPTAAHANSALIAKPLDFFMIHIPLEAKSTFKFQEKDTLNMNDSYETIENYIQKIRQWYPKGLYINNHTGSQFTANDVAMDKLYKALKKHHFIFVDSRTTSKSLAKKYSLKYQMPFIARNIFLDNEQNFSYIQNQLKKAINIAKRKGSAIAIGHPYPITIKVLKESEHLFKDIELVYLNESLKK comes from the coding sequence ATGCCTAAAAGAAAATACTCAAAAAAGAAAAGAAAACCTACTAAGAAAAAAATAAAAATACTTAATTTAATTTTATTAATGGTTTTTATTTCAATTACAGCAAGCATCATTGCATATACTATTTTATTACAAAAAACAAATATAACTACACAAACAAATAGCAATACAAAACATATAAATACTCAATTACAAGATAAAAAAGAACTGGAACAATATAGACAAGAACGATTAGAAAAATACCAGCAGCAATTACAATTAAATACTATTCTAAATACGGAAGAAATTTCTGATAATAATATAATAAAAGAAATAAAAGAAAAACTCAAAAACAATCAAACAACAGGTTTTGTTACAATTGAAGAAAAAGATTACCTTACAGTAATAAAAAAAGAAAATTTAATAAAAAAGGAAAAACCTCAATTAGTGATTATAATTGATGATGTATCTTCTTCTTTTCAAGTTAAAGATATTTTGGCATTAAATCACCATATAACAATGAGTTTTTTACCTCCAACAGCTGCACATGCGAATTCAGCCCTTATTGCAAAACCTTTAGATTTTTTTATGATTCATATTCCTTTAGAAGCAAAAAGTACTTTTAAATTTCAAGAAAAAGATACCTTAAATATGAATGATTCTTATGAAACCATAGAAAACTATATTCAAAAAATACGGCAATGGTATCCCAAAGGTTTATATATTAACAATCATACAGGAAGTCAATTTACTGCAAATGATGTGGCTATGGATAAGTTATACAAAGCTTTGAAAAAACATCATTTTATTTTTGTTGATAGTAGAACTACCTCTAAGAGTTTGGCTAAAAAATACTCACTTAAATACCAAATGCCCTTTATTGCTAGAAACATCTTTTTAGACAATGAACAAAACTTTTCTTACATTCAAAATCAATTAAAAAAAGCAATTAACATAGCTAAAAGAAAGGGTTCGGCTATTGCTATTGGCCATCCTTATCCAATTACGATAAAAGTACTCAAAGAATCAGAACACTTATTTAAAGATATAGAGCTTGTTTATTTAAATGAATCCCTTAAAAAATGA
- the ilvC gene encoding ketol-acid reductoisomerase yields MKLNVFYDKDCNIELIKAKKVAMIGFGSQGHAHAENLRDSGVEVVVGLRKSGASWAKAQAKGFDVKTVAEATAVADVVMILLPDENQADIYTNEIEQNLKDGAYVAFGHGFNIHYGRVAPKANINVMMIAPKAPGHTVRSEFVKGGGIPDLIAIEQDPTGDTKAIALSYACAIGGGRTAIIETSFKDETETDLFGEQAVLCGGMVSLIQAGFETLTDAGYAPELAYFECLHEVKLIVDLMFEGGIADMRYSISNTAEYGDYVSGKRVINAESKAAMREILDEIQDGRFAKDFILEGQSGYPRMNAERANAKASLIERTGADLREMMPWIKANKIVDMDKN; encoded by the coding sequence ATGAAATTAAATGTTTTTTATGACAAGGATTGTAATATTGAGCTAATCAAAGCAAAAAAAGTTGCAATGATTGGTTTTGGATCACAAGGACACGCACACGCAGAAAACTTAAGAGATTCTGGAGTTGAAGTTGTTGTTGGATTAAGAAAAAGTGGAGCTTCTTGGGCTAAAGCACAAGCTAAAGGTTTTGATGTTAAAACTGTAGCAGAAGCTACTGCTGTTGCTGATGTTGTTATGATTTTATTACCAGATGAAAATCAAGCAGACATTTATACAAATGAAATTGAGCAAAATCTTAAAGATGGTGCTTATGTAGCATTTGGTCATGGTTTTAATATTCATTATGGAAGAGTAGCTCCTAAAGCAAATATCAATGTAATGATGATTGCTCCTAAAGCTCCAGGTCATACTGTAAGATCTGAATTTGTTAAAGGTGGAGGAATTCCAGATTTAATTGCAATTGAACAAGATCCTACAGGAGATACTAAAGCTATTGCATTATCTTATGCTTGTGCTATTGGTGGTGGAAGAACTGCAATTATTGAAACTTCTTTTAAAGATGAAACAGAAACAGATTTATTCGGAGAACAAGCTGTATTATGTGGCGGAATGGTATCTCTTATTCAAGCTGGTTTTGAAACATTAACAGATGCTGGATATGCTCCTGAATTAGCATATTTTGAGTGTTTACATGAAGTTAAATTAATTGTTGATTTAATGTTTGAAGGTGGAATCGCTGATATGAGATATTCAATTTCTAATACTGCTGAGTATGGAGATTATGTATCTGGTAAAAGAGTTATTAATGCAGAATCTAAAGCAGCTATGAGAGAAATTTTAGATGAAATTCAAGATGGTCGATTTGCAAAAGACTTCATCTTAGAAGGTCAATCTGGATACCCAAGAATGAATGCTGAACGTGCAAACGCAAAAGCTTCTTTAATTGAGAGAACGGGTGCTGATTTAAGAGAAATGATGCCATGGATTAAAGCAAATAAAATTGTTGATATGGATAAAAACTAG
- a CDS encoding VacB/RNase II family 3'-5' exoribonuclease has protein sequence MLKALFTKILNQEKTFSKEEKIIIEKYLSSEILLKKEDHFVMNSKYRIGVLKVDKNFALLQDLQSDLKNIKLDITKLNGAYDQDLVLVKRIFNPRNKFKASIIEVLSKNENDILVYVNDNKLISIKEQILLSHKNIQKVCKAYKNFDVLLLDSKTFDVKKHLGNIKDAKIDETLSLYIYKQIHRANFELEVNVEMKDDEKRKDLTSLAFCTIDPSSAKDHDDAIFYDKDKNILYVAIADVSYFVKEGSVIDKAASKKAVSMYLPNKVLPMLPFALSEELCSLVEGVNRYAYVFKIFLDNNYAVTKSEVFEAIIKSQKKFAYEDIDAFLEGKNRSNNECEKNILSYITPLYELTKIIRERRLKKGYDFRTVENRLKLNDKQELEQIITEESTASHQLVEECMLLANIEASKKVANIAIYRIHEEPSFKDISKLIDDVNILGIKAKMGSSVHDTILKIQKLAYDSSIRADVDELIIQAQTQAKYSSKNLGHFGLGFLSYSHFTSPIRRYSDLVLHRMLKTKQVPANIDDICDYISNEERLVDVVVWNLEARKYARWANKNIGRECKAVIVNEDKCLAKLSNDMPGLRVSLDNYKGAKLFSKIKVIIKEVDLVSTKIIASIKY, from the coding sequence ATGCTAAAAGCACTGTTTACAAAAATTCTAAATCAAGAAAAAACTTTTTCAAAAGAAGAGAAAATAATAATTGAAAAATATCTTAGCAGTGAAATACTTCTAAAAAAAGAAGATCATTTTGTAATGAACTCTAAATACAGAATTGGGGTATTAAAAGTAGATAAAAATTTTGCACTTTTGCAAGATCTGCAAAGTGATTTAAAAAATATTAAATTAGATATTACTAAATTAAATGGTGCTTATGACCAAGATTTGGTTTTAGTAAAACGTATCTTTAATCCCAGAAATAAATTCAAAGCAAGTATTATTGAAGTTCTAAGTAAAAATGAAAATGATATTTTAGTTTATGTGAATGATAATAAACTAATAAGTATAAAAGAACAAATTCTTTTATCTCATAAAAATATACAAAAAGTATGCAAAGCCTATAAAAATTTTGATGTTTTATTATTGGATTCAAAAACCTTTGATGTTAAAAAACATTTAGGAAATATCAAAGACGCAAAAATTGATGAAACATTGTCTTTATATATATACAAACAAATTCACAGAGCCAATTTTGAACTTGAGGTTAATGTTGAAATGAAAGACGATGAAAAAAGAAAAGATTTAACTTCTCTTGCTTTTTGTACTATTGATCCTAGCAGTGCAAAAGATCACGATGATGCTATATTTTATGATAAAGATAAGAATATTTTGTATGTTGCTATTGCTGATGTGTCTTATTTTGTTAAAGAAGGAAGTGTAATAGACAAAGCGGCTTCAAAAAAAGCGGTTTCTATGTATTTGCCTAATAAAGTTTTACCTATGTTACCTTTTGCTTTATCTGAGGAGTTATGTTCTTTAGTTGAGGGTGTTAATCGTTATGCTTATGTATTTAAAATATTTTTGGATAATAATTATGCTGTTACCAAATCGGAAGTTTTTGAAGCCATTATTAAATCTCAAAAGAAATTTGCTTATGAAGATATAGATGCATTTTTAGAAGGAAAAAACAGAAGTAACAATGAGTGTGAAAAGAATATTCTGTCTTACATTACCCCTTTATATGAACTTACTAAAATCATCAGGGAGCGAAGATTAAAAAAGGGTTATGATTTTAGAACCGTTGAAAACAGACTTAAACTAAATGATAAACAAGAATTAGAACAAATTATTACAGAAGAATCAACCGCTTCTCATCAGTTGGTTGAAGAATGCATGTTGTTAGCAAATATTGAAGCCAGTAAAAAAGTAGCTAATATTGCAATTTATAGAATACATGAAGAACCCTCTTTTAAAGATATATCAAAATTAATTGATGATGTAAATATTTTGGGGATAAAAGCAAAAATGGGTTCTTCTGTTCATGATACGATTCTAAAAATTCAAAAACTTGCTTATGACTCAAGTATACGTGCAGATGTAGATGAGTTAATTATTCAAGCTCAAACACAAGCAAAATATTCATCAAAAAACCTAGGGCATTTTGGTTTGGGTTTTTTATCTTATTCTCACTTTACATCTCCTATTAGAAGGTACTCTGATTTGGTTTTACACAGAATGTTAAAAACCAAACAAGTTCCTGCTAATATTGATGATATATGTGATTATATTTCCAATGAAGAGCGTTTGGTTGATGTAGTTGTTTGGAACTTAGAAGCACGAAAATACGCAAGATGGGCTAATAAAAACATAGGACGTGAATGCAAAGCAGTTATTGTAAATGAAGATAAATGTTTGGCTAAATTATCCAATGATATGCCAGGCCTTAGAGTATCTTTGGATAATTATAAAGGGGCAAAACTTTTTTCAAAAATAAAAGTTATTATAAAAGAGGTAGATTTAGTAAGTACAAAAATAATTGCTTCCATTAAATACTAA